In one window of Prosthecobacter fusiformis DNA:
- a CDS encoding sigma-70 family RNA polymerase sigma factor produces MNQITLLLQSCQQGNADAPNQLLAEVYAELRRVASAKMARELPGQTLQATALVHEAWLRLGDASFQNRSHFFAAAAEAMRRILIDRARRRKAVRHGSGQEHVELEDGLQIAAPAVQDDELLAVHEALDKLAVEDARKAELVKLHYFVGLTFAEAAEVLGVSEPTAKRDWAYARAWLHREITAAR; encoded by the coding sequence ATGAACCAGATCACGCTCCTCCTCCAGTCCTGCCAGCAGGGAAACGCGGATGCGCCTAACCAACTATTGGCCGAAGTGTATGCCGAGCTCCGCCGCGTCGCCTCCGCCAAAATGGCCCGCGAGCTGCCCGGGCAGACACTTCAGGCCACTGCCCTCGTCCATGAGGCCTGGCTGCGCCTGGGAGATGCCAGTTTTCAAAACCGGTCGCATTTCTTCGCCGCTGCGGCGGAGGCCATGCGCCGCATTCTCATTGATCGCGCCCGCAGGAGAAAAGCCGTCCGCCACGGCTCCGGGCAGGAGCATGTGGAGCTGGAAGATGGACTGCAAATCGCCGCCCCCGCCGTCCAGGATGATGAACTCCTGGCCGTGCATGAAGCCCTGGATAAACTCGCCGTAGAGGACGCCCGCAAGGCCGAGCTGGTGAAGCTGCATTATTTCGTCGGCCTCACCTTTGCAGAGGCGGCGGAGGTACTCGGCGTCTCTGAGCCCACCGCCAAGCGGGATTGGGCCTATGCACGCGCCTGGCTGCACCGGGAAATCACCGCCGCACGTTGA
- a CDS encoding TraR/DksA family transcriptional regulator, with the protein MPAQKKPAPKAPAPPAKKAPAKPAPKQAKAATPASKSPAKPVKNEAAKPAPKKSPPVKKAPAKPATKPAAKKAATTPAAPAKKAAVKAAPAKKAAAAKKEAPVKAVAPAPAPEPKPAPAKKAAPAPKAEKAPAAPAKTKAAPPAPKITNVRRTGRVEDEGITMDSPPKKPVLPAAFLKKQRQRLAELRDAYLNSAEGVTNENLRGGEGGDSSAFGMHQADAGSDAYDRDFALSLLAKEQDAIYEINEALKRIDSGMYGICEMSGDTISEERLEALPFTRFTVVCQERLEREQRSGRWNRPVRSLFGLDETADDADDDRDEEETTTSSSSNSNESLDFSKE; encoded by the coding sequence ATGCCTGCCCAAAAGAAGCCAGCGCCCAAAGCTCCGGCCCCACCTGCGAAAAAAGCCCCAGCCAAGCCTGCCCCAAAACAGGCCAAAGCGGCCACCCCCGCATCTAAATCCCCGGCTAAGCCCGTGAAGAATGAGGCGGCGAAACCCGCGCCCAAGAAATCTCCCCCTGTGAAGAAAGCCCCAGCCAAACCTGCCACGAAACCCGCTGCCAAAAAGGCCGCGACGACGCCTGCCGCTCCAGCTAAAAAAGCCGCAGTAAAAGCCGCCCCGGCCAAAAAAGCCGCCGCTGCTAAAAAAGAGGCACCAGTCAAGGCTGTAGCCCCTGCCCCTGCCCCTGAGCCAAAGCCAGCCCCAGCCAAAAAAGCCGCCCCGGCCCCCAAGGCTGAAAAAGCACCTGCGGCACCTGCCAAGACCAAGGCCGCACCCCCCGCTCCAAAGATCACCAACGTGCGCCGCACCGGTCGTGTGGAGGATGAAGGCATCACCATGGATTCCCCTCCAAAGAAGCCTGTCCTTCCTGCCGCTTTCCTGAAAAAGCAGCGCCAGCGCCTCGCGGAGCTTCGGGACGCATATCTGAATTCGGCTGAAGGCGTCACCAACGAAAACCTTCGTGGCGGTGAAGGCGGCGATTCCTCCGCCTTCGGCATGCACCAGGCCGATGCCGGCAGCGATGCCTATGACCGCGATTTCGCCCTCAGCCTTCTCGCCAAAGAGCAGGACGCCATCTATGAAATCAATGAAGCCCTCAAGCGCATTGACTCAGGAATGTACGGCATTTGCGAAATGTCCGGCGATACCATTTCCGAAGAGCGCCTTGAGGCCCTCCCCTTCACCCGCTTCACCGTCGTCTGCCAGGAGCGCCTTGAGCGTGAACAGCGTAGCGGCCGTTGGAACCGTCCCGTGCGCTCCCTTTTCGGTCTCGATGAGACCGCCGATGACGCCGATGACGACCGTGATGAAGAAGAGACCACCACCTCTTCTAGCAGCAATAGCAATGAGTCGCTTGACTTCAGCAAAGAGTAG
- the rpmG gene encoding 50S ribosomal protein L33 has protein sequence MAREIIILECTEAKAEGKPTSRYVSTRNKKSPRTPGRLEKVKFNHFLKRRTLHREIR, from the coding sequence ATGGCACGCGAAATCATCATCCTCGAATGCACGGAAGCTAAGGCGGAGGGCAAGCCCACGTCCCGTTACGTCAGCACTCGCAACAAAAAAAGCCCGCGCACACCGGGCCGTCTTGAGAAAGTGAAATTCAACCACTTCCTCAAGCGCCGCACCCTGCACCGGGAGATCCGCTAA
- the rpsR gene encoding 30S ribosomal protein S18, whose translation MQPKTTERLISLRKNNRRMPRRRMDIPVEKLIYTNPELLSRFLTETGKLIPRRTTGLPAWLHRKVTREVKRARAVNLLP comes from the coding sequence ATGCAACCCAAGACTACCGAACGCCTCATCTCCCTCCGCAAGAACAACCGCCGGATGCCCCGCCGTCGGATGGACATCCCGGTTGAGAAGCTTATTTACACCAACCCTGAGTTGCTGTCCCGTTTCCTCACAGAGACTGGCAAGCTGATCCCTCGCCGCACCACCGGTCTGCCAGCATGGCTGCACCGCAAAGTGACTCGCGAAGTCAAGCGTGCCCGTGCGGTGAACCTTCTGCCTTGA
- the folE2 gene encoding GTP cyclohydrolase FolE2: MPNLKDTQNERDDRKIAIDRVGVKNLRFPLRIRDRDQAQQHTVATVTMAVDLPHHYKGTHMSRFVEILHAHGRELTVASIAAMPKELLSRLNARKAHVEMRFPYFRAKRAPVTKAEGLLDYGVIFAVDAEGDEIDYVVTVEVPVTTLCPCSKAISERGAHNQRGTVTLSVRFRQPVWIEDLIELVEASASSQLYSILKRPDEKFVTEAAYDNPVFVEDLVRSVAQKASAHKKIKWFRVEAENFESIHNHNAWAVIESHNEAES; this comes from the coding sequence ATGCCCAATCTCAAAGACACCCAAAACGAGCGCGATGATCGCAAGATCGCCATTGATCGCGTCGGCGTAAAAAATCTGCGTTTCCCCCTGCGCATACGTGACCGCGACCAGGCTCAGCAGCACACGGTCGCCACCGTCACCATGGCCGTGGACCTCCCACACCATTACAAGGGCACCCACATGAGCCGTTTTGTGGAGATCCTCCACGCCCATGGCCGTGAGCTCACCGTCGCCAGCATCGCCGCCATGCCCAAGGAGCTCCTCTCCCGGCTCAATGCTCGCAAGGCCCATGTCGAAATGCGCTTCCCATACTTCCGGGCCAAGCGCGCACCCGTCACCAAGGCCGAAGGCCTCCTGGATTACGGCGTCATTTTCGCCGTCGATGCCGAAGGTGATGAAATCGATTACGTCGTCACCGTCGAGGTCCCCGTCACCACCCTTTGCCCCTGCTCCAAGGCCATCAGCGAGCGCGGTGCCCACAACCAGCGCGGCACCGTCACCCTTTCCGTTCGCTTTCGCCAGCCCGTTTGGATTGAGGACCTCATCGAACTCGTCGAAGCCAGCGCCAGCAGCCAGCTTTACAGCATCCTCAAGCGCCCCGACGAAAAATTCGTCACCGAAGCCGCCTACGACAATCCCGTCTTTGTCGAGGACCTCGTCCGCAGCGTCGCCCAGAAAGCCTCCGCCCATAAAAAGATCAAATGGTTCCGGGTGGAAGCCGAAAACTTCGAGTCCATTCATAACCACAACGCCTGGGCCGTCATCGAAAGCCACAACGAGGCCGAAAGTTAA
- a CDS encoding glutathionylspermidine synthase family protein translates to MIHPRGDWQARVEAGGLTWHGEGGGCWNEGAFYEFTEAELGRIRTTAREVYELHLLAAAHVVRHGLWSRLGVHEADVPILKASWERQDWSLMGRFDFLLDEQGQAKLIEFNAETALSVIETGPVQRKWQQEVMPGYGQFNELEKSLVAAWRRCGRQHVHCAWRPRHPETAGTLRYLAGLVREAGLRATVMAMHSLGWDAGRGSFVDCDGEPVDCCYKLYPWDWMLREPFARCLMDSQTVFVEPAWRLMLSSKGMLALLWELFSDHPALLPAYADADRLGASFVRKPFFGREGNNVCVVENGEVAEELTGECGDQQQVYQARVVNGGYTGRQAQLGVWMVGGEPVALGMRESERLIITGDSAFVPHVVR, encoded by the coding sequence GTGATCCACCCACGAGGCGACTGGCAGGCGCGTGTGGAGGCAGGCGGGCTAACCTGGCACGGAGAGGGCGGAGGGTGCTGGAATGAGGGTGCGTTTTATGAATTTACGGAGGCGGAGCTGGGCCGTATCCGGACAACGGCACGGGAGGTGTATGAACTGCACCTTCTAGCGGCGGCCCATGTGGTACGTCATGGGCTGTGGAGCAGGCTGGGGGTGCATGAGGCGGATGTGCCGATCCTGAAGGCATCCTGGGAAAGGCAGGATTGGAGCCTGATGGGCCGGTTTGATTTTTTACTGGATGAACAGGGGCAGGCGAAGCTGATCGAATTCAATGCGGAGACGGCGCTTTCGGTGATCGAGACAGGTCCTGTACAGCGAAAATGGCAGCAGGAGGTGATGCCGGGGTATGGGCAGTTCAATGAGCTGGAGAAGAGCCTGGTGGCTGCATGGCGGCGGTGCGGGAGGCAGCATGTGCACTGTGCCTGGCGACCCCGGCACCCAGAGACGGCAGGAACGCTGCGCTACCTAGCCGGGCTGGTGCGGGAGGCGGGCCTGCGGGCAACGGTGATGGCGATGCACAGCCTGGGGTGGGATGCTGGGCGGGGGAGTTTTGTGGACTGCGACGGCGAGCCTGTGGACTGCTGCTACAAACTCTATCCCTGGGACTGGATGCTGAGGGAGCCGTTTGCGCGGTGCCTGATGGACAGTCAGACGGTGTTTGTGGAACCGGCGTGGAGACTGATGCTGAGCAGCAAGGGAATGCTGGCGCTGCTGTGGGAACTGTTTTCCGATCATCCGGCGCTGCTGCCTGCCTATGCTGATGCGGACCGCCTGGGAGCATCGTTTGTTAGGAAGCCTTTTTTCGGCAGAGAGGGAAACAATGTCTGTGTGGTGGAGAACGGGGAGGTGGCGGAGGAGCTAACCGGGGAATGTGGGGACCAGCAGCAGGTGTATCAAGCGCGGGTGGTGAATGGTGGGTATACAGGGCGGCAGGCTCAACTGGGGGTGTGGATGGTGGGAGGTGAACCGGTGGCGCTGGGCATGCGTGAGAGTGAGCGGCTGATCATCACGGGTGACAGTGCGTTTGTGCCGCATGTGGTGAGGTGA
- the tig gene encoding trigger factor: MNINVEHQPNCRAIAHIRVPAEEVAKQRNTITAYFASQVRLPGFRPGKAPAAAVQKRFGDDIRSELEKQLINDGLRTAIKNEGLEVLNILSVTDKILHETDKSFSFSAEMSLAPKFELPEYKGIPVKLPRIEVTDADVDHDILHLRERYASFDDIDTPAANGNAVVLGFTGSLDGQPLAEAMPDAPEHLKKIEENWFLLDAEEDFLPGFYAGLVGITKDEQRTLSITLADDFAFEGLRGKTIELAVTCKGVKDKVVPALDEEFIKKIGGGEMTEETLRSEIKEAIRRRKEQSRETAKSNQVIAHIFEKVEFDLPQEIVNREAQRRTNDIASRAMQQGISQEDLLKQQDEILNSATNQARMSVKSEFILGQIAKKEGLTVTEQQLTYALANMAARQNKPVKKFMAEAQKSGTIDHMRDNLLLESALQFLKDNAQVEETEPEAEHCDTHSPAAA, encoded by the coding sequence ATGAACATCAACGTCGAACACCAGCCTAACTGCCGCGCCATCGCACACATCCGCGTTCCTGCAGAAGAAGTCGCCAAGCAGCGTAACACCATCACCGCTTACTTTGCCAGCCAGGTCCGCCTGCCCGGCTTTCGCCCCGGCAAGGCCCCTGCCGCCGCAGTACAGAAGCGTTTCGGCGATGACATCCGTAGCGAGCTTGAAAAGCAGCTCATCAACGACGGCCTGCGCACCGCCATCAAAAATGAAGGCCTCGAAGTCCTCAACATTCTCTCCGTCACCGACAAGATCCTGCACGAGACCGACAAGAGCTTCAGCTTCAGCGCTGAGATGAGCCTGGCACCCAAGTTTGAGCTTCCTGAATACAAAGGCATCCCCGTGAAGCTCCCCCGCATCGAAGTCACCGATGCCGATGTGGACCACGACATCCTGCATCTGCGTGAGCGTTACGCCTCCTTTGATGACATCGATACCCCGGCTGCCAATGGCAATGCCGTCGTCCTCGGTTTCACTGGCAGCCTCGACGGCCAGCCCCTGGCTGAAGCCATGCCTGACGCTCCGGAACATCTCAAGAAGATCGAAGAAAACTGGTTCCTTCTCGACGCTGAAGAAGACTTCCTCCCTGGCTTCTACGCAGGCCTCGTCGGCATCACCAAGGATGAGCAGCGCACCCTTTCCATCACCCTTGCGGATGACTTCGCCTTCGAAGGCCTTCGTGGCAAGACCATCGAACTCGCCGTCACCTGCAAAGGCGTGAAGGACAAAGTCGTCCCCGCCTTGGATGAAGAGTTCATCAAGAAAATCGGCGGTGGTGAAATGACCGAAGAAACCCTCCGCTCCGAGATCAAGGAAGCCATCCGCCGCCGCAAAGAGCAGTCCCGCGAAACCGCCAAGAGCAATCAGGTCATCGCTCACATCTTTGAGAAAGTGGAATTCGACCTGCCGCAGGAAATCGTCAATCGTGAGGCCCAGCGCCGCACCAATGACATCGCCAGCCGCGCCATGCAGCAGGGCATCTCCCAGGAAGACCTCCTGAAGCAGCAGGATGAAATCCTCAACAGCGCCACCAACCAGGCTCGCATGAGCGTGAAATCCGAATTCATCCTCGGGCAGATCGCCAAAAAAGAAGGCCTGACCGTCACCGAGCAGCAGCTCACTTACGCCCTGGCTAACATGGCCGCTCGCCAGAACAAGCCGGTCAAAAAGTTCATGGCCGAAGCCCAGAAGTCCGGCACGATCGATCACATGCGCGATAACCTCCTCCTGGAAAGCGCCCTTCAGTTCCTGAAGGATAACGCCCAGGTGGAAGAAACCGAGCCTGAGGCTGAGCATTGCGACACGCATTCTCCTGCCGCCGCCTAG
- a CDS encoding SDR family oxidoreductase, with translation MSDPRRILITGANGTLGHATARYFLEKAPDCQVFLGVRERREKAESLAASHPGRAFLCPLEITQPDSWTTALSQIETESGPLSVLINNAGYHDDALLATMTLPQWSGVLDANLNAVFLGCQAAIQPMMRQRWGRIINIASLSALHSPAGQTNYAAAKAGVIGLTQSLAKETARLGITVNAVCPGHIEGALPTGWSDEQIKAVKRETPMRRFARPEEIAAVVFFLASPEASYMTGASLKLDGALV, from the coding sequence ATGTCAGATCCCCGTCGCATTCTCATCACCGGAGCCAATGGCACCCTCGGTCATGCGACCGCCCGTTACTTCCTGGAAAAAGCCCCCGACTGCCAGGTCTTCCTCGGCGTGCGGGAGCGCCGGGAAAAGGCAGAATCCCTCGCCGCATCCCACCCTGGTCGCGCCTTTCTCTGTCCTCTGGAAATAACCCAACCGGATTCCTGGACCACTGCCCTTTCCCAGATCGAAACGGAAAGCGGCCCCCTTTCCGTTCTCATCAACAATGCCGGCTATCACGATGATGCCCTGCTTGCCACCATGACCCTACCCCAATGGTCCGGTGTCCTGGATGCCAACCTCAATGCTGTCTTCCTTGGCTGTCAGGCCGCCATTCAGCCCATGATGCGCCAGCGCTGGGGCCGCATCATCAACATCGCCTCCCTCAGTGCCCTGCATTCCCCGGCTGGCCAAACCAATTATGCCGCCGCCAAGGCTGGCGTCATCGGCCTAACTCAAAGCTTGGCTAAGGAAACCGCCCGTCTCGGCATCACGGTCAATGCCGTCTGCCCCGGCCACATTGAAGGTGCCCTCCCCACAGGTTGGAGCGATGAGCAGATCAAGGCCGTGAAACGCGAGACCCCCATGCGGCGATTTGCACGACCCGAGGAAATCGCCGCTGTTGTTTTCTTTCTTGCCAGTCCTGAGGCTAGCTATATGACTGGCGCTTCTTTAAAACTAGACGGCGCTCTTGTCTGA
- a CDS encoding phosphopantetheine-binding protein — protein sequence MNLRQRIKEVMASELMLEVSVDEIADEAPLFGPDGIGLDSVDALQLVVAIEKHFKLKISDQNKAREILHSVDSIAKAIEEAGLA from the coding sequence ATGAACCTACGCCAACGCATCAAAGAAGTCATGGCCAGCGAACTCATGCTGGAAGTCAGTGTGGACGAAATCGCTGACGAAGCCCCCCTCTTTGGTCCCGATGGCATCGGCCTGGACAGTGTGGATGCCCTGCAACTCGTCGTGGCCATTGAAAAGCACTTCAAACTGAAGATCAGTGATCAAAACAAAGCCCGCGAAATCCTCCACAGTGTGGATAGCATCGCCAAGGCCATTGAAGAGGCGGGCCTGGCCTGA
- a CDS encoding lysylphosphatidylglycerol synthase transmembrane domain-containing protein has product MKKALLILLKIGITTALLWMIFREHRFTVSILPHLQALKTNWEWTLGGFALVGLSCWFHALRWQVLLIGQEHPVPSATILRLTFVSNFFNITSLGAVGGDAYKVLALLKRPGARKLPIMVSVMLDHMLGIFGLAILFIGFGYPFRHQLESYGPEVHAIVKGFSWFLAGSVIGITLSAISFTPRLYSWGEKQWPWILGWPPLKSFAQACDAIRRAWGCSLLAIILSALIFAAHFLSFFCAIFAVGGQAPLWEVMAAMPIVDTAAGLPLSVSGLGVREKTFETLVHAMTGLPEATAVSASLAGWLMMVAWGLIGGLMFICGPRPAVSPIPLSTSEA; this is encoded by the coding sequence ATGAAAAAGGCCCTGCTCATCCTGCTGAAGATCGGCATCACCACAGCACTGCTGTGGATGATTTTCCGTGAGCACCGTTTCACCGTTTCCATCTTGCCTCATCTTCAGGCCTTGAAGACGAATTGGGAATGGACCCTGGGCGGCTTTGCCTTGGTCGGTCTTTCCTGCTGGTTTCATGCCCTCCGCTGGCAGGTTCTCCTCATCGGCCAGGAGCATCCCGTTCCCAGCGCCACCATTCTCCGTCTGACCTTTGTTAGCAATTTTTTCAACATCACCTCCCTGGGTGCCGTGGGTGGGGATGCCTACAAAGTGCTGGCTCTGCTGAAACGCCCCGGTGCACGCAAGCTGCCCATCATGGTGTCAGTGATGCTCGACCACATGCTCGGCATCTTCGGCCTCGCCATCCTTTTCATCGGTTTCGGTTATCCCTTTCGTCACCAACTCGAAAGTTACGGACCTGAAGTCCATGCCATCGTAAAAGGCTTTTCCTGGTTCCTCGCTGGCTCAGTCATTGGCATCACACTCTCTGCCATTTCCTTCACTCCGCGCCTTTACAGCTGGGGGGAGAAACAGTGGCCCTGGATCCTCGGCTGGCCGCCTCTGAAAAGCTTTGCCCAAGCCTGTGATGCCATCCGCCGTGCCTGGGGCTGCTCCCTTCTCGCCATCATCCTTTCCGCTCTCATCTTTGCCGCCCACTTTCTTTCCTTCTTCTGTGCCATCTTTGCCGTGGGGGGCCAGGCTCCACTGTGGGAGGTGATGGCCGCCATGCCCATTGTGGATACCGCCGCTGGCCTCCCTCTTTCCGTCTCCGGCTTGGGTGTCCGTGAAAAGACTTTCGAAACGCTTGTCCATGCCATGACCGGCCTTCCCGAAGCCACGGCCGTCTCCGCCTCCCTTGCCGGGTGGCTCATGATGGTGGCCTGGGGCCTGATCGGCGGACTGATGTTTATTTGCGGCCCGCGCCCTGCTGTATCTCCCATCCCTCTTTCCACTTCCGAAGCTTGA
- a CDS encoding patatin-like phospholipase family protein: protein MKNRIAISLGSSFLGFATHAGFMARLHSLGVRPVAVGGSSAGAIAAGLYASGLPQEEIRKTVLAHRFRRSFVRRTPWLTHYLRNTFNGQGVGAFKTDGAIAYLENVLGKRDIESLPGPRFMAAVSNLETCSTHFITSGPLAPAMIASCCIPTVFAPVTHQGMVCFDGGVAHEAPIDPWLDDDDIDLIVMHRVTHTEAPAPRLFPFNFFHLASKAHECASEQLQEYRIRLAAHHGKKVLVTRTVHSRPVTFSGREMPNYYAAGEAQAQNLYDTQLKDLL from the coding sequence TTGAAAAACCGCATCGCCATCTCCCTCGGCTCCTCCTTTCTTGGCTTCGCCACCCATGCGGGTTTTATGGCCCGCCTGCATTCACTGGGAGTGCGACCCGTCGCTGTCGGCGGTTCTTCCGCAGGGGCCATCGCCGCCGGGTTGTATGCTTCCGGACTGCCTCAGGAAGAGATCCGCAAAACCGTCCTCGCGCATCGCTTTCGCCGTTCCTTCGTCCGCCGCACCCCGTGGCTTACCCATTATCTCCGCAATACCTTCAATGGCCAGGGCGTGGGTGCTTTTAAGACGGATGGTGCCATTGCTTACCTGGAAAACGTCTTGGGTAAACGCGATATCGAGTCCCTGCCCGGACCCCGTTTCATGGCTGCCGTCAGCAATCTCGAAACCTGCAGCACTCATTTCATCACCAGCGGACCCCTGGCCCCGGCTATGATTGCGAGTTGTTGCATCCCCACCGTCTTTGCCCCAGTGACCCACCAGGGCATGGTCTGCTTTGATGGGGGTGTGGCTCATGAGGCCCCGATTGATCCCTGGCTGGATGATGATGACATCGACCTCATCGTCATGCATCGCGTCACCCATACCGAAGCACCAGCCCCGAGGCTCTTTCCCTTCAACTTCTTCCACCTCGCCTCGAAGGCCCATGAATGTGCCAGCGAGCAGCTCCAGGAATACCGTATCCGCCTCGCCGCCCATCATGGCAAGAAGGTCCTCGTCACCCGCACGGTCCATTCACGCCCCGTCACCTTCTCAGGCCGGGAGATGCCCAACTACTATGCCGCCGGGGAAGCCCAGGCCCAGAATCTATACGACACCCAGTTGAAGGATCTGCTATGA
- a CDS encoding glutamine amidotransferase produces the protein MPTLTFQHPERLWLSLGLMAVVLVLLYIGYRRSPLRGFTRWAALACKASAWAILALCLTDPVWSRKQPKTGENEVIIIADNSTSLDITEKQGTPTRAAQMRKALGADDTTPPPWLDELGLMFRVKTQLADERLQSVADFSKLNFTGTKSELNRALSTVRSGGTASRVAAVVLITDGSPTDVAAPEASTSTIPVFPVLVGQNSPAPDLHIVGHSITQTSFEDTPVTITAQIAGHGFTGKDIAICVLDEEGRAIVTEKLRLTKDDATQAVRLRVPALKPGVSFYRLAVMEAELVTKVTKDEWKSLSKEATLANNVRHIAIDRGAGPYRVLYVSGRPNWEYKFLRRALMGDEEIQMPSLIRIAKREPKFEWRGRTGETSNPLFRGFGQQGEAQRYDQPVLIRLGTRDSKELSDGFPKSPEELFGEYRAIIIDDLEAAFFTQEQMNLMERFVSERGGALLMLGGQENYQAGGYDHTPVGRMLPVYLDRISQAPAVANGRLNLTREGWLEPWTRLRTAREEDEQRLAQMPGFQSVNQTFSIKPGASVLATVSGDEQDSLPALAAQRFGEGRVASLMIADMWRWGMRDEATAKDLERAWRQMMRWLVVDVPDRIQIVSTPEDGRMKIEVRVRDRAFRAEDDAMVKIEVTGPDGKPSTLFAEPSLKEAGLFEAEFFPRDSGPYRAAATVESTADSTAPAEKILGTKATGWVHDPLAAEFASVKPGTEWMERMAKESGGQMLRLDELGKLPELLKNIRVPVEETVTAPLWHTPWVFALVLALLSAEWFLRRKGGMA, from the coding sequence ATGCCCACCCTCACCTTCCAGCACCCCGAGCGCCTCTGGCTCTCACTCGGCCTCATGGCCGTGGTGCTGGTCCTGCTCTACATCGGCTACCGTCGTTCCCCTCTTCGCGGCTTTACCCGCTGGGCCGCCCTCGCTTGCAAAGCCTCCGCCTGGGCCATCCTCGCCCTTTGCCTCACAGACCCTGTCTGGTCACGCAAGCAACCCAAGACTGGCGAGAACGAAGTCATCATCATTGCCGATAACAGCACTTCCTTGGACATCACCGAAAAGCAAGGCACCCCCACCCGCGCCGCACAAATGCGCAAGGCACTCGGGGCAGACGACACCACCCCTCCGCCCTGGCTTGATGAACTCGGCCTCATGTTCCGCGTCAAGACCCAGCTCGCCGACGAACGTCTGCAAAGTGTTGCCGACTTCTCCAAACTCAACTTCACCGGTACCAAATCCGAACTCAACCGCGCCCTCAGCACGGTCCGCAGTGGCGGCACGGCCAGCCGCGTTGCCGCCGTCGTCCTCATCACGGACGGCTCCCCGACCGACGTCGCTGCCCCCGAGGCTTCCACTTCCACCATCCCGGTCTTTCCTGTCCTCGTGGGCCAGAACTCACCTGCCCCCGATCTCCACATCGTTGGCCACAGCATCACCCAGACCTCCTTTGAAGATACTCCGGTCACCATCACGGCCCAGATTGCAGGACATGGATTCACGGGAAAAGACATCGCCATTTGTGTTCTGGATGAAGAGGGCCGCGCCATTGTAACTGAAAAACTTCGCCTAACCAAAGATGACGCAACACAGGCAGTCCGCCTCCGGGTTCCTGCCTTGAAACCGGGTGTCTCCTTTTACCGCCTCGCCGTCATGGAGGCGGAACTCGTGACCAAAGTCACCAAAGACGAATGGAAGTCCCTTTCGAAAGAAGCCACCCTTGCCAACAACGTCCGGCATATTGCTATTGATCGCGGGGCAGGTCCCTATCGTGTCCTCTACGTGTCCGGACGGCCTAACTGGGAGTATAAATTCCTCCGTCGCGCTTTGATGGGCGACGAAGAAATCCAGATGCCCTCCCTGATCCGCATCGCCAAACGCGAGCCCAAATTCGAATGGCGCGGCCGCACCGGCGAAACAAGCAACCCCCTTTTCCGCGGCTTCGGCCAGCAAGGTGAAGCCCAGCGATATGACCAGCCCGTCCTCATCCGCCTCGGTACCCGCGATTCCAAGGAACTCAGCGACGGATTTCCCAAATCCCCCGAAGAGCTGTTTGGCGAATACCGAGCCATCATTATTGATGACCTTGAGGCCGCCTTTTTCACCCAGGAGCAGATGAATCTCATGGAGCGTTTTGTCAGTGAACGCGGTGGGGCACTCCTGATGCTTGGAGGTCAGGAAAACTATCAGGCGGGAGGTTATGACCACACGCCCGTCGGTCGCATGCTGCCCGTCTATCTTGACCGTATCAGCCAGGCTCCCGCCGTCGCCAATGGTCGGCTCAACCTCACTCGCGAAGGCTGGTTGGAACCCTGGACTCGTCTGCGCACCGCCCGCGAGGAAGATGAGCAGCGCCTCGCCCAGATGCCCGGCTTCCAGTCCGTCAACCAAACCTTCTCCATCAAGCCCGGTGCCAGTGTCCTGGCCACCGTCAGCGGCGATGAACAGGACTCCCTCCCTGCCCTCGCAGCCCAGCGTTTCGGTGAAGGACGTGTTGCCTCCCTCATGATCGCTGACATGTGGCGCTGGGGCATGCGTGACGAAGCCACCGCCAAGGACCTCGAACGCGCCTGGCGTCAGATGATGCGCTGGCTCGTTGTGGATGTACCAGACCGCATTCAGATCGTCAGCACTCCTGAGGATGGTCGCATGAAGATCGAAGTCCGCGTCCGTGACCGCGCTTTCCGTGCTGAAGATGATGCCATGGTGAAGATCGAAGTCACCGGTCCCGATGGTAAACCCTCCACCCTCTTTGCCGAGCCCAGCCTCAAAGAAGCCGGCCTCTTTGAAGCCGAGTTCTTCCCTCGTGACTCCGGTCCCTATCGCGCTGCGGCAACCGTTGAGTCCACCGCTGACAGCACGGCACCTGCCGAGAAAATCCTGGGAACCAAGGCAACAGGCTGGGTTCATGATCCACTCGCCGCCGAGTTCGCCTCCGTTAAGCCTGGCACTGAATGGATGGAACGAATGGCCAAAGAATCCGGCGGCCAGATGCTGAGGCTGGATGAGCTAGGCAAGTTGCCGGAGCTTTTGAAAAACATTCGTGTCCCTGTGGAGGAAACGGTGACAGCACCGCTCTGGCATACCCCGTGGGTGTTTGCCTTGGTGCTGGCACTGCTGAGTGCGGAATGGTTTCTCAGAAGGAAAGGAGGCATGGCGTGA